In Niallia sp. FSL W8-0635, one genomic interval encodes:
- a CDS encoding HAAS signaling domain-containing protein — protein MTKDQFFKQLQAGLHKLPSEEQKDIMQDYEEHFFMGMEEGKTEEEIAHSLGSPQQIAKELLATFHLEKVENTVSTGNIFRALWAVIGLGFFNMVIVLGPFIAIVALIVSGWIVGVSFLLSPLLVVVDSVLQPSGFEFFRLFMSILLVGLGIFIAIGMYYLTKFSMKGFVRYLKFNAKLVKGGLKND, from the coding sequence ATGACTAAAGACCAATTTTTTAAACAGCTACAGGCTGGATTACACAAGCTTCCATCTGAGGAGCAAAAGGATATCATGCAGGATTATGAAGAGCATTTTTTTATGGGAATGGAAGAGGGGAAAACCGAGGAAGAGATTGCTCATTCTTTAGGATCACCACAGCAAATAGCTAAGGAGTTGTTAGCCACTTTTCATCTTGAAAAGGTTGAAAACACAGTTTCAACAGGTAATATATTTCGAGCGTTATGGGCTGTGATTGGTTTAGGTTTTTTTAATATGGTGATTGTTCTTGGTCCTTTCATTGCGATAGTAGCGCTTATTGTATCAGGTTGGATAGTTGGAGTTTCTTTTCTTCTTTCTCCATTACTTGTCGTTGTAGATAGTGTGCTACAGCCAAGTGGATTTGAGTTTTTCCGATTATTTATGTCGATTCTACTTGTTGGATTAGGAATTTTTATTGCGATTGGCATGTACTATCTAACTAAATTTTCTATGAAGGGGTTTGTGCGCTATTTGAAGTTTAATGCTAAATTGGTGAAGGGTGGCTTAAAGAATGACTAA
- a CDS encoding methyl-accepting chemotaxis protein, translated as MKIKYQLALIFFILIISMIGIGLYSNNGLQALITNSKELTEAKEMQRLVTHLQYRIAGISNDERGFLLTGNNEYIDGIDNKKSDINDTLKKMENLSNYRVYEEGIQTFNASLQSYLTTSDQVSEVYSEDKASAEKLHFEDLRTLRKEVLDPAVNELVEHINQDVILIEETNQKNNQVTQIILMIIIVIATILSIVLGVILLKSILGPLNKINSQLQNIASGEGDLTQRVQVNGKNEFGHLANSFNTFVGSLQMMIGSVGQTSKNVALASDELASSMEQSTVAAEQVADAIQTIAENGNKQDTLTQNSLIEVNNSLDNIKHVANTASEVANESLLIKEKAKDGELALVEMQMQMQTIHSSVDLAGDGLKSLVLSTNEINQVLTSIQDISNQTNLLALNASIEAARAGEHGKGFAIVAEEVRKLSEMTGTSVSQIHTLISSIHEQSNSTEQNMSLVKDNVNSGMILSNTTNEHIKEILNRIEAIADHIKNMAETSQEITAEVQEVQESVESIAHTSRETLERTESVAAATEEQTASFQEITSSSIALSKMSEELQQLVSRFKV; from the coding sequence ATGAAAATAAAATATCAATTAGCACTAATTTTCTTCATTTTAATTATATCTATGATAGGAATAGGCTTATATAGCAATAACGGCCTGCAAGCTCTAATAACAAACAGTAAAGAGCTTACAGAAGCAAAAGAGATGCAGCGTCTTGTTACCCATTTGCAATATCGCATTGCTGGAATTTCCAATGATGAACGTGGCTTTCTTCTTACAGGAAATAATGAATATATCGATGGAATCGATAATAAAAAATCGGATATAAATGACACATTGAAAAAAATGGAAAATTTATCGAATTATCGTGTATATGAAGAAGGTATCCAGACTTTTAACGCTAGTCTACAATCGTATTTAACGACAAGTGATCAAGTGTCCGAGGTTTATAGCGAGGACAAAGCTTCTGCAGAAAAGCTCCATTTTGAAGATTTACGTACATTGAGAAAGGAAGTACTGGATCCAGCTGTAAATGAATTAGTAGAACACATCAATCAAGATGTCATTTTGATTGAAGAAACAAATCAAAAAAATAATCAAGTAACGCAAATAATATTAATGATAATTATTGTTATTGCGACAATTTTAAGTATAGTATTAGGAGTTATTTTACTAAAGTCTATTTTGGGGCCGTTAAATAAAATCAATAGTCAATTGCAAAATATCGCTTCTGGTGAAGGCGACTTAACACAAAGAGTGCAAGTAAATGGGAAAAATGAATTCGGTCATTTAGCAAATTCGTTTAACACATTTGTTGGATCGCTTCAGATGATGATAGGCAGTGTAGGTCAAACTTCTAAAAACGTGGCACTTGCATCAGATGAATTAGCTTCTAGTATGGAACAATCAACTGTAGCTGCAGAGCAGGTGGCGGATGCTATACAAACCATTGCAGAGAATGGAAATAAGCAAGATACACTTACTCAAAACAGTTTAATAGAGGTTAATAATTCATTAGACAATATTAAGCATGTAGCCAATACTGCTAGCGAAGTTGCAAATGAGTCTCTGCTTATTAAAGAAAAAGCAAAAGATGGAGAGTTAGCGCTGGTAGAAATGCAAATGCAAATGCAGACAATTCATTCATCCGTTGATTTAGCAGGGGATGGGTTAAAGTCTCTTGTTTTAAGTACAAATGAAATTAATCAGGTACTAACAAGCATTCAAGATATATCTAATCAAACGAATTTGCTAGCATTAAATGCATCAATTGAAGCAGCAAGAGCAGGAGAACATGGAAAAGGTTTTGCGATTGTTGCAGAAGAAGTTCGAAAACTATCAGAAATGACAGGTACTTCTGTTAGTCAAATTCATACACTTATTAGCTCTATTCATGAGCAATCTAATTCTACCGAGCAAAATATGTCTTTAGTAAAAGATAATGTGAATTCTGGAATGATATTATCGAATACGACGAATGAACATATAAAAGAAATACTAAATCGCATTGAAGCAATAGCAGATCATATTAAAAATATGGCGGAAACGAGCCAAGAAATTACGGCAGAAGTTCAAGAGGTACAAGAGTCTGTTGAATCAATCGCTCATACTTCTCGTGAAACGTTAGAGAGAACAGAGAGTGTTGCAGCAGCAACAGAAGAGCAAACAGCTTCCTTCCAAGAAATAACAAGCTCAAGCATTGCCTTATCTAAAATGTCAGAGGAACTTCAGCAATTAGTCTCTCGATTTAAAGTTTAA
- a CDS encoding PadR family transcriptional regulator yields MNVQFKKGVLELCVLVLLDKKDRYGYELVQKISNQIEISEGSVYPLLRRLTKEEYFTTYLQESTEGPSRKYYKLTDKGRTYLYELIAEWNEFSTGVNQLIKEGVKND; encoded by the coding sequence GTGAATGTACAGTTTAAAAAAGGTGTATTAGAGTTATGTGTACTTGTACTTTTGGATAAAAAAGATCGCTATGGCTATGAGCTGGTTCAGAAGATATCAAATCAAATTGAAATATCAGAGGGTTCCGTTTATCCACTGCTAAGAAGGTTAACAAAGGAAGAGTACTTTACAACCTACTTACAAGAGTCAACAGAAGGTCCTTCACGTAAATACTATAAGTTAACGGACAAAGGAAGAACCTATCTTTACGAGCTTATTGCGGAGTGGAATGAATTTTCCACTGGTGTGAATCAATTAATAAAAGAAGGTGTGAAAAATGACTAA
- a CDS encoding DUF4097 family beta strand repeat-containing protein, with protein sequence MTKLKKIMITGIVFIIIGTLGSLLTFRDNGIDIAEEKVFKEGNITSVKIESNNVAVEIIPTTDSETKVEVVGKGSKDTRTNLTAKVERETLIVKLEEKQLGFIHLDFSSLTLRISLPEKQYKSMRVNNDNGKIDVANLSVEQLKAESDNGRIEMKNILSENIDVQSDNGRVALEHVTGSIKGKTSNGKISILTATLDRPIELETNNGSIEIETEKEPTNVTFDVQVDNGSINILDKYKGSTVIGNGENLVKLKTNNGKIQVLK encoded by the coding sequence ATGACTAAGTTAAAAAAAATTATGATAACCGGGATTGTCTTCATTATAATAGGCACTTTAGGTAGTTTGCTTACCTTTCGTGATAATGGAATAGATATTGCAGAAGAAAAAGTGTTCAAAGAGGGCAATATTACTTCTGTAAAAATAGAGTCAAATAATGTAGCGGTTGAAATAATACCAACGACAGATTCGGAAACGAAAGTAGAGGTAGTTGGAAAAGGCTCGAAAGATACAAGGACAAATTTAACTGCAAAGGTAGAAAGAGAAACACTAATTGTAAAATTGGAAGAAAAGCAGCTTGGTTTTATTCATCTTGATTTTAGCTCCCTTACTTTAAGGATTTCATTGCCTGAGAAGCAATATAAATCTATGAGAGTTAATAATGATAATGGGAAAATCGATGTAGCAAATCTTAGTGTTGAGCAGTTGAAAGCAGAAAGTGATAATGGCCGAATCGAAATGAAAAACATCCTGTCAGAAAATATAGATGTTCAGTCAGATAATGGAAGAGTAGCGCTAGAGCATGTAACTGGTAGTATTAAAGGGAAAACTAGTAATGGAAAAATTTCTATACTAACAGCTACTTTAGATCGACCAATAGAGTTAGAAACGAATAATGGAAGTATCGAGATTGAAACAGAGAAGGAACCCACAAATGTAACCTTTGATGTCCAAGTCGATAACGGAAGCATTAACATTTTGGATAAATATAAAGGAAGTACTGTGATTGGGAATGGAGAGAACCTAGTAAAACTGAAAACGAATAATGGGAAAATTCAAGTGTTGAAATAG